A segment of the Candidatus Thermoplasmatota archaeon genome:
TCTTGTTTTCTTTTAGTAACTCATCTGCTAAAACATCCGCCCAATGCATAACTAATATTCACCGGTAAACTTAGATGTTTAAATTACTCTTGCTCTTATCAGCGCACGAAGCGGTACACCATTTATATCATTCTGTGATCGTTTGTTTAAAACAGCTAGGCATAAAACAGGTTTTCCTTTCTCAGCATTCACAGCTTTTATGGCGCTTTTGAATGTTTCGCCTGTTCCTACTACATCGTCAACTAGGACAACTGTTTTACCGGTTACTGATGCGTAGTTAGATGAAAAAGCACCTGCTTTATCGTGACGTGGTCTTAAAACCGCGAGCTCCAAGCCTAGGTTATCAGCAACAAAGGTTGCGTATGGTATACCATTTATCGCTATTCCAACAACTGTATCAATATCCAGCTTCCTGTTTTCGCATTCCTCCAATAAAACATCGCATAATGCATCAGAGATACAACCTATTCTGGAGGCGTAGACCCCTATAGAATGCCAACCAACTTTTAGATCACCCTCAGGTTTTTTCTGTTTGCCTTTATTTAAAAGCCAAGATGCTGTTTCTTTTGATACATTTAACTCCTCAGCTATCTCATAATCAGAGAATCCACTCTGTTTGTATTTTAAAGCCTTCTTAATAAGAGAATCTATCTCCTTCATTTACATTACACCC
Coding sequences within it:
- a CDS encoding orotate phosphoribosyltransferase-like protein, which translates into the protein MKEIDSLIKKALKYKQSGFSDYEIAEELNVSKETASWLLNKGKQKKPEGDLKVGWHSIGVYASRIGCISDALCDVLLEECENRKLDIDTVVGIAINGIPYATFVADNLGLELAVLRPRHDKAGAFSSNYASVTGKTVVLVDDVVGTGETFKSAIKAVNAEKGKPVLCLAVLNKRSQNDINGVPLRALIRARVI